The DNA window cttatttaattttatgtaaCGTTATACTGGTAAGGTAAGTTATTACAAAGTTGGGTACTTTACCGTAATGACGGAAAATCAGGACGATGTCCTGTCGTTCATGGGAAGCGACCATGAGAATTACTCAGACATAGATGAATTGTTTGGCGATAAACCCCGGACACGAAGTGTTACGGAGGACACAATAACAAATGCAACAAATAAAAGAACTAGAGGAATGAAGCGCAAAGCGCAGACCTCATGTTCAGCGAGTGCAAGTGCACCGCCACCACGGGTGACAAAACAATCTAAAAAGTCAAAAACTCAGTCTGAATGTGTTCAAGAATTTAATGTTGACGAGCTAAAAAATCAATTAGGAATAGATAAAATCTTACAATCTATTTCCTCACTCACTGACACTGTAAAACAGTTGGGTAGTTCCAATAGTATGGCACGTAATACGTGCAATGTAAATGACATGCGGTCCACCGAAACTACGGTGCGCACTTCGGGTAATAATTCTCCCGGTAATTTCACACAAAATGTACCCAATAGACCGCTAAGAAATTTGGTAAACATACCTGATTATGATTCACGACAGACTCTTGGCGAAACCCCTGATGATTTTgactttgatttttcttatttgaatGATCAAGTTTCTCCCTCTATTGAAGGTGTTGACCCTCAAGAAAGTTTTAAGGGGATTTTAAATGATGAATCAATTCAGATAACAATTGATAACAATGATTGGGATATCCCACAATtaaatgcaaatgaaaaaacTGGTCCAAAAGTAAATGAAGCACTTGGAAAAGCTGTAAATGCAGCCATCTCTATTAAAAGTAGCAAAGAAAGCATGGTTgatttagagaaaaaatatgACAGACCAGAAAACTGTAATTTATTGAAAGTTCCCCGTGTCAATAAAGAAATATGGGATGCCATGAATAAGCAGGCCCATTCAGATGATCTCACTTTGCAAGTAATTCAAAAATCTTTAGCCACGGGTATGATACCTTTAGTACAGATGGCTGATatgcttgtaaataaaaaagaacttgAGCCTCACGTTTGTAAAAAGATGTTGGCTGATTCAATAAGTATGCTTGGCAATGCATTCTACAATGTCTCTATGAAaagaagaaatgaaataaaaaatgttttgaattttcgaTATCGCAAAATTGCTTCTTCTGAAATCCCAGTTACTGATCACTTGTTTGGAGACAATTGTGTCTCTAAACTCAAAGAAATGGGTGATATTACTAAGCAACCAATTGGAATGAAATCGAACTatgatacaaaatttaaaaatacaactcAAGCAAAAAACTACATGTCAAACCAAGGGTATCAACCCATCCAAAACCCATACAGAGGCAAAAACCGCCAGTATTCATCATACCCTTCCCAGAGAGGCAGAGGTCAAAGGGGACAATTCCAGTACAGAAATGCAATGAAAAAGCAGTACAGTTACAACAAGTAAAGGTGAGAAAACTGAATAAACCTTACtggaaaaaatttacaaaagacCAATGGATATTAGATATAATTGAACCAGGTTATAAAATTGAATTCTTTCAACAACCTCTTCAAACATTCTTTCcgaaacaaattcaatttaatgCAGTAGAATCTGAAATGGTATCAAAAGAAGTAAAACAGTTGGTTGATAAAGGTGCAATTGAAGAAGTAAAAGATATTTCGGatgcttttatttcaaatattttccttGTACCTAAAAAAGATGGTAATCTCAGGCCAATCATAAAcctataatatttaaatgaatttgttgAATATTATCATTTCAAACAAGAAAATTTGACATATGCTTTAGAACCGATTCAGAAAAATGATTATCTTACTTCAGTTGATTTAAAGGATGCATATTTTAGTGTCAGTGTTCACCCAGACTACAAGAAATTTCTAACTTTTTCTTGGAATggaaaattttacagatttgtaGTACTACCTTTCGGATTAACATCATGTCCGAGAATACTTACAAAGATATTGAAACCTGTATATGCATTTTTTAGGGAAAATGGCATAAGATGTTGCTATTATATTGATGATTCCCTGATCATGAATCAAACATTTTCTACATGTCAAGAACAAACAAATATAGTTATGTCAGAATTAAACAATCTTGGCTTcacaataaatgataaaaaatctaTAACCATTCCTTCACAGAGAATTGTTTTCTTTGGAGTTATAATTGATTCAGTTGAATTCAAAGTTTATTTGACAGATGAAAAAGTTGAAAAGATTTTAAGACAAAGTCAATTAATTTTGTCTAATCCAAGAATTCAAATCCGGCAATTGGCCTCATTGATAGGTTTATTGGTTCATGCTTGTAATGCAGTTTTCGAAGGACCTTTGCATTACAGGACTTTAGAAAGAGATAAAGATCAAAATCTAAAATTGAATGGTGATGATTATAATTCTTTCATGACTTGTTCTGTTGAAAGTATTAATGAGATAAAATGGTGGTGTAGAAATATACAATCTCTAAATGGAAAAGATATTAGATCAAGACCAATTGATTTTTGGGTTGAAACTGATGCATCCTTGCAAGGTTGGGGTGCtagatttgaaaataaaatgacaggAGGTAGATGGGCATATTCGGAATcatcatatcatatcaattttttagaattaatgGCCGTGTATTTTGCactaaaatcatttttcaaagaatacaGTTCAACACATATTTGTTTCAAAACGGACAATACAACAGTTGTTTCGTACATTAACGCAAAGGGTGGCATGCATTCAAACCAACTTGATGATCTTTCAGTAAAAATATGGAATTGGTGCATAAAAAGAGAACTCTTCATTTCTGCCCAATATTTGCCCGGATGTGAAAATATTTATGCTGATTTACTTTCTAGGCAATTTGCTGATTCTACGGAATGGATGTTAAAACACGATATTTTCGTgagaatttgtaaacaattttttactcCAGACATAGATCTTTTTGCTTCTCGTATAAATAGACAAATGAGAAAGTTTGTTTCTTGGAGTTTTGATCCTGACGCTTTTCATGTTGATGCTTTCACTTTATCTTGGTCAAACTTATGTCCATATATTTTTCCACCTTTTAAATTAATTGGTAGGATAATTAATAAGATTTTAGAAGATAGAGTTAGACAGGCAATAATTATTGCTCCGTTATGGAAAACTCAAACTTGGTTTCCGCAACTTATGTCTGTTTTGATTTCTATTCCTGTTAGAATTCCTCGACACAAGGATCTCTTAGTGATGCCACACTCAGGAGAGCTACATCCACTCCGCAAGATAACTCTAACCGCCTGTCTTGTATCAGGAGATCCCTCTATGACAAAGGACTGGCAAGATTCGATAGTGACATCATCCTTGCTTCCTTACGTCCGGCCACAAACAAACAATACCAATGTTGCTGGCAAAAATGGATACTTTGGTGTTCTAAATGGAAAACCAATCCCTTTTCAGCCTCTGAAGAAATAGttgtaaaatttttgatttctttgatgAGTAATAAAGTTTCATATTCTGTTGTGAATACTCATAAATCAATGTTGATTAACACTTTGCCATATTTTGGTGTTTTATGGGTTAAGGAACCATTATTACTTCCAAAATTAATGAAaggatattttaatttgaatccaAGTAGACCAAAAGTGAGAACATCATGGGATGTATCAAAGGTTTTGTGTTTTTTGCGCAATTTAATGCCAGTACATGAAATATCTTTACGTCtgttaacttttaaattaatagCTCTTATTGCGCTTACAACAGCTTCAAGGGCCCAGACACTTTTGGCTCTTGATTTGAGATATATGTCAGTGTTTGCCGATAAggttatttttcaaattcagaaGTTATTGAAGACATGTAAACCTGGGACTCCTGTACATAGAGttgttttacataaattttctGATAACAGACTTTGTGTGGTTTCCACGTTACTTGAATATCAGAACCAAAAACGATAGAAAATCATCTACATTATTTGTTTCCTACAAAACATTCAATCCTGTTTCAACATGTACGTTAGCAAGATGGCTGAAAAATGTCCTAGAACTGTCAGGAATCAGGAACTTTACTGCACATTCCTTCCGTGGAACTTCCGCTTTGGTGGCTTATTCGTCAGGCGTATCGATAAAAGAAATTATGGATGCAGCAAATTGGTCCTCATCAAAGACATTCTTTAAGTTTTACTATAAAGAAGTGAATATAGCTGGATGTGATTCTGATGGACATTTTGCGAATACAGTGTTAAATAGATAAACAATTGACTGTTTGATGATGGTGTACTATTTTTACATTGttgataaaatcaattaaaattgtaataaaaaattacttaTTGTAATGTTATGATATGTATGaattttgatattgattaaaatgtGGTTtatttcgacttttttattttatgtttaaaaaattattgaattttttgaaataatgtctttattctaaattttttgtttgtgaCCAACTCTTTAAATATGCTACATGATACCCTCGTAGAGCCGAAAGGCGATATGTAATAGAATGGACCCTCCTCCAAGCATCCTTTAGGATGTAAAGGATGAGGGTCATTCTATGTAATGAGCCTGAGGCTCAAGAGGGTATCATGTACCCAACCCGAATTGATAAAACTTTGAGGAAAATTACCCTcccaatttatatttttggttGTCACAAACAAGCTTTCAAGAATGATTTCGGCACGTGGAGCTGTGCTTTATATACCACTGACCACAGGTGTGTTTACGTCACACAggtcattttttaacttctttgaaTTGAGTAACGCCTCGCTGCACTCGGAGATAATGCTACATGATACCCTCTTGAGCCTCAGGCTCATTACATAGAATGACCCTCATCCTTTACATCCTAAAGGATGCTTGGAGGAGGGTCcattatttttatctaaaaacgGAAATGGTTGAAGGGTTTACataattctaattaaaaaataagcataTAAAGATTTAGAAACTGAATATCTTCTAACGAATAGTTAacgaattgtttttttttctattacacAATCCTACattcaattttataattatatgcatgtaaatatttcacaaCCGTACAATTACAGACGttttgaatttcatcaaaatagcAATtgaattgagagagagagagagagagaattaaaaaattcttttcttcatAATTAGTGGTCTCATTTTCAcaattagtttattttttgcttattaATGTCCATTAGTCTTTATGTTCTaccgttttaaaaaaatcatacattaaATATCAGATATATAGTCAATGAACAATCCtgttgtatttttgttttgttatgcaccttcatttatatttatccaaatattatttataatttacaataGGTAAACCAAATACGTATTTATTTTCTAACTTGCATTTAAAAATCATGCTTTGTGCTTCAGTCTTTGATTCTGTTGaagatggattttttttttaatttcagtatTCATTTGTTTCACCATTGAGACTTGTGCTGAAAAATCAGTTCAATCTGCTGAGCAACAAGCTCAAGATTCAACAGCACATTCTTTTAGgtacagtcgttttaccggtaacgaatcagtatgcggtttcgTCGTGTATGCGACTATTATTATcagaattccaaatgtttttattttttgtttaaatcacgtTTCTTTGTCGTACTTAACTgtagtatcaaacttccgaaaatataaaggatgaattacggagacagtaatttcaacaccccctccatttttCTAGTTTCAAATTCGTTTTCCAGTATCGAATCAAGCGCCCTCTATaacttctgaccgaatattttgaggcgaattaatttcaaaaatatactagaggtacatgttaatagacttataaatgaagaaggAAAACCAATggtgggaatatgtcatttaaacaaataatatgatcgttatttttatcatatcgttttcccgtcaaattgaaacttgacttgaacagttttcatttgcgttactttatgaaattgaattttcatgaaaacactttgtaatagtaattgatgatacGTAGTTgccattttcatttgttttgcccgtatatctatcaatatatccagccaaataatacttctgtccCAATGAACCGAAACAAGGAAAACTGCAGTATCAAGCAAAGTTTGGTCATGTTTCAGCATGCCAATGTATCCTGTTTCTCTGAGAGGACTTTCCATAATATTCATCAATATTACCTTGTTCCAGCTGAAAGGGTTGGATAGCTCACCAAGATGCCTTATTTGAtttaacaagatatctgtgagccaatgctcactagtgatacccccgctctgatgtgaatatgcaaaataagcaaagtcgacatttaacagaaagctggcatcctattggtacagaaatatatcccacaatatggcatgcctaaaaaaatagtgtgttaaaatttcaagcatctgcgataaacagttgctgagaaatctttgacgaaaatttgtttgaaaattttggttaaaaaataagcaaagtcgtcattgaacaggaagttgacacccgattggtacaaaaatatatcccacgatatggcatgcatatacaaatattgtgtaaaaatttcaagcatatgCAATAGATatttgctgagaaatctttgacaaaattttgtttgaaaattttggttcaaaaataagcaaagtcatcatttaacaggaagttgacgtccgattgatacaaaaatatatcccacaataagGCATGCCTATataaatagtgtgttaaaatttcaagcatctgcgataaatagttgctgagaaatctttgacggaaatttgtttaaaaattttggctaaaaataaacaaagtactcattaaacaggaagttgacgtcagattggtacaaaaatgtatcccacgatatggcatgcctatacaaatactgtgtaaaaatttcaagcatctgcgataaacagttgctgagaattctttgacaaaaatttgtttgaaaatttttgctaaaaataaacaaagtcgtcatttaacaggaagttggcgtccgattggtacaaaaatatatcccacgatatggcatgccttaacaaacactgtgttaaaatttcaagcatctgcgataaatagttgctgagataaatgcgacagaaatttttgttacggacggacagacagacagacagacggacggccggacggacagacacacaagggttaaacagtataccccctctccttcggagcgggggtataataagaCGACAGAATGAAGCTTTAGTTGCTGGAGGAGATGCTAGGTGTTGTTCGCCAGGACACACAGCCAAATATGGGTCATACAGTCTTATGGATCTGGAGCTGGGACAAATCCTTGATGTTCAGCTtattcaggtaaaaaaaaatgttgcttgAAAAGCTTTGTTATTTGCTCAAGAGatgataaaaaattttaattagtttaacacttatttttctcattatacctgcactttctaaagaaagttcgggtatattgttgttaccctgttccgtccgtccgtccgtctgtcacgttttactttctcaaactgctcttacatcttataaaccagcaaactcaACTCTTGGGAGTTTGATTTgaggtatcatgttgttttgtaaaaaggtatTCTCTgctagtcctgggggtcaaataattggtaaaaaatgacgtttttttcacaaaaaatctttctcgaactcctcctacattttcaacagtagacaaatcatctcttggaatatgtttaggatatcctatagatgcgcgataaagtttcggaattttcaattttgtcctggggtcatttaatggctgaaaaatgacgttttttaacaaaaaactggtttcaaaaccGTGTGGTGTCATATTGTGATCATAGTGTGATCATGTTCcagaattttttgtttattaaggggatcagtgcgcaacaaaaaatgacgttttttttgcaaaaaaagtattgttcccagaactcctcttacaacttttggagtagctacgtcatctcttaaGATATAATTGgagctgtcctatag is part of the Crassostrea angulata isolate pt1a10 chromosome 3, ASM2561291v2, whole genome shotgun sequence genome and encodes:
- the LOC128178627 gene encoding uncharacterized protein LOC128178627, with the protein product MTENQDDVLSFMGSDHENYSDIDELFGDKPRTRSVTEDTITNATNKRTRGMKRKAQTSCSASASAPPPRVTKQSKKSKTQSECVQEFNVDELKNQLGIDKILQSISSLTDTVKQLGSSNSMARNTCNVNDMRSTETTVRTSGNNSPGNFTQNVPNRPLRNLVNIPDYDSRQTLGETPDDFDFDFSYLNDQVSPSIEGVDPQESFKGILNDESIQITIDNNDWDIPQLNANEKTGPKVNEALGKAVNAAISIKSSKESMVDLEKKYDRPENCNLLKVPRVNKEIWDAMNKQAHSDDLTLQVIQKSLATGMIPLVQMADMLVNKKELEPHVCKKMLADSISMLGNAFYNVSMKRRNEIKNVLNFRYRKIASSEIPVTDHLFGDNCVSKLKEMGDITKQPIGMKSNYDTKFKNTTQAKNYMSNQGYQPIQNPYRGKNRQYSSYPSQRGRGQRGQFQYRNAMKKQYSYNK